From one Brevundimonas sp. PAMC22021 genomic stretch:
- a CDS encoding cryptochrome/photolyase family protein: protein MPQPSTTGALRLVLGDQLSDSLSALRDLDADRDVVLMAEVRDEATYVRHHKQKIALVFSAMRHFAARLEARGVTVRYIRIDDRDNSGSIVGELERALSDQPIDRVILTECGEWRLAQALAGFAAASVASVEIREDDRFICSHARFRRWAAGKGELTMEFFYREMRRETGLLMHQAQPAGDRWNFDAENRGPLTGGVQPPDRLRITPDAITRQAIEDVERHFGDHFGDLDQFGWPVTRAEALKVLDDFVARILPGFGRWQDDMATGEPWMWHALISTSLNLGLLEPLEVCRAAEVEHQAGRAPLNAVEGFIRQILGWREFVRGIYWLKVPEYRLRNALDADRVLPWFYWSGETDMACVADVVAGTRAHAYAHHIQRLMITGNLALLLGVHPDEVDDWYMVVYADAYEWVEMPNTRGMALFADGGIMGTKPYAASGAYINRMSDYCGGCRYDVKAKSGAGACPFNRLYWGFLERNRARLRDNRRLAMPYRTLDRQSEDQRRAHVEEAEACRMDLGALPRPA from the coding sequence ATGCCCCAGCCTAGCACGACGGGCGCCCTGCGGCTGGTGCTTGGTGATCAACTGTCGGACAGCCTCAGCGCCCTGCGAGACTTGGACGCGGATCGCGACGTGGTGCTGATGGCCGAGGTGCGCGACGAGGCGACCTATGTCCGGCATCACAAGCAGAAGATCGCGCTGGTCTTTTCCGCCATGCGCCACTTCGCGGCGAGGCTGGAGGCGAGGGGCGTCACGGTGCGTTACATCCGCATCGACGACCGGGACAACAGCGGCTCCATCGTCGGAGAGCTCGAGCGGGCGTTGTCGGATCAACCCATCGATCGGGTGATCCTGACCGAGTGCGGCGAGTGGCGGCTGGCGCAGGCTCTCGCGGGCTTTGCAGCGGCCTCCGTCGCGTCCGTGGAGATCCGAGAGGACGACCGCTTCATCTGCTCGCATGCGCGGTTCCGACGCTGGGCGGCCGGCAAGGGCGAGCTGACGATGGAGTTCTTTTATCGCGAAATGCGGCGCGAGACGGGGCTGCTGATGCATCAGGCGCAGCCAGCGGGCGACCGCTGGAACTTCGATGCCGAGAACCGCGGCCCGCTGACGGGCGGCGTCCAGCCGCCGGATCGCCTTCGCATCACGCCCGATGCGATCACCCGACAAGCGATCGAGGACGTGGAACGCCACTTCGGCGACCACTTCGGCGACCTTGATCAATTCGGCTGGCCGGTGACGCGAGCGGAAGCGTTAAAGGTGCTGGACGACTTCGTCGCCCGCATCCTGCCTGGCTTCGGGCGCTGGCAGGACGACATGGCGACGGGCGAGCCCTGGATGTGGCACGCGCTGATCTCGACCTCCCTGAACCTCGGCCTGCTGGAGCCGCTGGAGGTCTGCCGCGCGGCGGAGGTCGAGCATCAAGCGGGCCGCGCGCCTCTGAACGCCGTGGAGGGCTTCATCCGCCAGATCCTCGGCTGGCGCGAGTTCGTGCGCGGAATCTACTGGCTCAAGGTTCCGGAGTATCGGCTCCGCAACGCGCTGGACGCCGATCGCGTGCTGCCGTGGTTCTACTGGTCGGGCGAGACGGATATGGCCTGTGTCGCGGACGTGGTCGCCGGCACGCGGGCTCACGCCTACGCCCACCACATCCAGCGCCTGATGATCACCGGCAACCTCGCGCTGCTGCTGGGTGTGCATCCGGACGAGGTCGATGACTGGTATATGGTCGTCTACGCCGACGCCTATGAGTGGGTGGAGATGCCGAACACGCGCGGCATGGCCCTGTTCGCCGATGGCGGGATCATGGGGACCAAGCCCTATGCGGCGTCCGGCGCCTACATCAACCGGATGAGCGATTACTGCGGCGGCTGTCGCTATGACGTGAAGGCGAAATCCGGCGCGGGCGCCTGTCCGTTCAACCGGCTTTACTGGGGGTTCCTGGAGCGCAATCGAGCGCGGCTACGCGACAACCGCCGGCTGGCCATGCCTTACCGCACCCTGGACCGGCAGAGCGAAGACCAACGACGCGCGCATGTCGAAGAGGCCGAGGCGTGCAGAATGGACCTCGGGGCCCTGCCGCGCCCCGCCTAG
- a CDS encoding deoxyribodipyrimidine photo-lyase has translation MTERPILMWFRRDLRLADNPALEAARVSGRPITPVYILDDHLESRPIGAASRWWLDKSLRALSADIAGRGGRLILRRGDAEAELHRLVEDTGAEAMVFNRLYEPDARARDRDIAHALTSAGVSVQSFNGALLAEPDAVRTGAGGPYKVFTPYRRALMSMREAHPPSPVPAEFANASVRSDDIDAWRLHPSGPDWSSGFDWAPGEASAQAGLSQWGANAFADYHHGRDRPSGSASSRLSPRLHWGELAPWRVLDTVEQASRAGKAPVEAAEKFASELAWRDFSAHLLHHFPSIEDRAFRPAYDAMPWRDDPDALAAWKMGRTGYPMVDAGMRQLWTTGWMHNRVRMVTASFLVKHLLIDWREGERWFWDTLIDADRANNLINWQWVAGSGPDATPFFRIYNPVAQGQKFDAEGRYVRRWLPELARLPDRWLHAPWTAAAEALSHAGVRLGATYPRPIVDHAQARARALAALQSLPKADVED, from the coding sequence ATGACTGAACGCCCGATCCTGATGTGGTTTCGCCGCGACCTGCGGCTGGCCGACAATCCAGCGCTTGAGGCGGCGCGGGTCTCGGGAAGGCCCATCACCCCCGTCTACATCCTGGACGACCATCTGGAGAGCAGACCCATCGGGGCCGCGTCCCGATGGTGGCTGGACAAGTCGCTGCGGGCGTTGTCGGCCGACATAGCGGGCCGCGGCGGCCGACTGATCCTGCGCCGAGGCGACGCCGAGGCGGAACTGCATCGGCTGGTCGAGGACACCGGCGCGGAGGCGATGGTCTTCAACCGCCTGTACGAACCGGACGCTCGCGCAAGGGACCGGGACATCGCCCACGCCCTGACCAGCGCCGGCGTCTCGGTTCAAAGCTTCAACGGCGCCTTGCTGGCGGAGCCTGACGCCGTTCGGACGGGGGCAGGCGGCCCCTACAAGGTGTTCACGCCATACCGACGCGCCTTGATGTCGATGCGCGAGGCGCATCCGCCCTCGCCCGTCCCGGCTGAGTTCGCCAACGCCAGCGTCCGGAGCGATGACATAGACGCCTGGCGCCTACATCCGTCCGGGCCGGACTGGTCCTCCGGCTTTGACTGGGCGCCTGGCGAAGCGAGCGCGCAGGCCGGTCTCAGTCAATGGGGGGCCAATGCGTTCGCCGACTATCACCACGGCCGCGATCGGCCGTCGGGTTCCGCCAGCAGCCGCCTGTCGCCTCGCCTGCACTGGGGCGAGCTTGCCCCCTGGCGCGTCCTCGACACGGTTGAACAGGCCTCGCGCGCAGGCAAGGCGCCTGTCGAGGCGGCGGAGAAGTTCGCCTCGGAATTGGCGTGGCGGGACTTCTCGGCGCATTTGCTGCACCACTTTCCCTCCATCGAGGATCGCGCCTTTCGCCCGGCCTATGACGCCATGCCCTGGCGTGACGATCCGGACGCACTGGCCGCCTGGAAAATGGGCCGAACCGGCTATCCGATGGTGGATGCAGGCATGCGCCAGCTCTGGACGACCGGCTGGATGCACAACCGCGTGCGGATGGTCACGGCCTCTTTTCTGGTCAAGCACCTCTTGATCGACTGGCGCGAGGGCGAACGCTGGTTTTGGGACACGCTGATCGACGCAGACCGCGCCAACAACCTGATCAACTGGCAGTGGGTCGCCGGATCAGGACCGGACGCGACGCCGTTTTTCCGCATCTACAATCCGGTGGCGCAAGGTCAGAAGTTCGACGCGGAGGGGCGATATGTCCGCCGCTGGCTGCCGGAACTCGCCAGGCTGCCGGACCGGTGGCTGCACGCGCCGTGGACCGCGGCGGCCGAGGCGCTGTCCCATGCCGGCGTTCGCCTGGGCGCCACCTACCCCCGCCCGATCGTGGATCATGCGCAGGCCCGCGCCCGCGCCCTGGCTGCACTGCAGAGCCTGCCCAAGGCGGACGTCGAAGACTAG